One genomic window of Actinomycetota bacterium includes the following:
- the istB gene encoding IS21-like element helper ATPase IstB, whose amino-acid sequence MLANPTIAKLEALGLGAMAAALVDQLVTPGPWSELAFEDRLGLLVDREADARDSRRLATRLKAAKLRYPAAVEDVDFRSPRGLNRAAVLDLAGAGWVTRHHNLVVTGPTGVGKSFLACALANAALRQGHTALYARTPRLLDELALGRADGRYSRLLGQLGRVSLLVLDDFLLTPAPVEACRDLLEVVEDRAQRRSTLVASQLPVEKWHAAMADPTLAEAVLDRVLQAAHRITVKGPSMR is encoded by the coding sequence ATGCTGGCCAACCCGACCATCGCCAAGCTGGAGGCCCTGGGCTTGGGGGCCATGGCCGCCGCCCTCGTCGACCAGCTGGTCACCCCCGGGCCGTGGTCCGAGCTGGCCTTCGAGGACCGCCTCGGGCTGCTCGTGGACCGCGAGGCCGACGCCCGCGACAGCCGCCGCCTGGCCACCCGGCTCAAGGCGGCCAAGCTGCGCTATCCCGCCGCCGTCGAGGACGTCGACTTCCGCTCCCCCCGGGGGCTCAACCGCGCCGCCGTGCTGGACCTGGCCGGGGCCGGCTGGGTGACCCGCCACCACAACCTGGTCGTGACCGGCCCGACCGGGGTGGGCAAGTCCTTCCTGGCCTGCGCCCTGGCCAACGCCGCGCTGCGCCAGGGCCACACCGCCCTCTACGCCCGCACCCCGAGACTGCTCGACGAGCTGGCCCTGGGCCGGGCCGACGGCCGTTACTCCCGACTGCTGGGCCAGCTCGGGCGGGTTTCGCTCCTCGTGCTCGACGACTTCTTGTTGACCCCGGCCCCCGTCGAGGCGTGCCGGGACCTGCTCGAGGTCGTCGAGGACCGGGCGCAGCGGCGCTCCACCCTGGTGGCCAGCCAGCTGCCCGTCGAGAAGTGGCACGCGGCCATGGCGGACCCGACCTTGGCCGAGGCCGTGCTCGACCGCGTCTTGCAGGCCGCCCACCGCATCACGGTCAAGGGTCCCTCCATGCGCA